Genomic DNA from Emys orbicularis isolate rEmyOrb1 chromosome 18, rEmyOrb1.hap1, whole genome shotgun sequence:
CTAACTAAGAGCTAGAaaccaaaaggaaacaaaaagctCAGATCTGAAACAGATGGGCTGGATTTTTAACTAACTTCTCACCCATCTCTGGCTGTAGATCCATGCATATCAACCTGTGTGACCCACATAGGCATGTGAGAGGGAGATGGGGCTGGTGAAAGACAAACTGGAGCATGGACCGCGCTCTTATAACATGCAAAGACATTGCACATTTTCTGTTAGCTAGATGCCCTTCCTTGTTCTTCCTCTGAAAATTGAGCCTGAacatgggccattttgattagaGAGCCACTCAAGAAGAGGCACCACATGCTCCTTGCTGCCTCCACTCCTGAACCTGAGCCTGCTGGTGACAAGAGGAGATCCCATGGTTACAGTAGAAAGATAGGCCTGAGCGCTAAATCCAAGCCAAGCAAGTCAGTCTCCACTGGCACTAATCTCATTTGGAAATTGGTTTCTCTCACATCCTTCAACCAGATTAGCTAAACCACTTTCAAGAAAGGCTTAAGCCCATCTGCACTCCCCCTCCCTCAAAGAACCATTACGGGGTGTAGTGTGAGGTTGCCAGAGGTCCAGAAATATGGCAATATTTTACATTCACATAACAATTTCCAATCAAGCCATGTCTGGATGTCAGCTGACACAACCctcctgggaggcagggaagagcaGTAATTTCATCCCTCAGCCCACTTTTAAACCAGGTTAAGGTGCTGAACGTGGTTTAAAAGCAGAGAGACTAGATAAGGATACAGGGTAGAATGTGGGTAATTCACCTGGCCTCCTTTTACTTGAGTCAATCCCCTTGGAAAGCAGGAACCATTGCTGAATACTGTCTTGCTACTTATATTGCTCCACGCCCAATAGCATTTGAAAGCTACGTACTAAAGCTGGGCAAAAaatcccccaactccctccctccagcaacaAACGAACATCTTGACTCAGTGACTTGGGTAAAAAAATATAATCTGCTATCATACAAGGAACATAAATGCTGCTAACCAATTCTAACATGCGCAGGGTAACGGTGTAAGGACACCCCTGTGGTTAAGTCTTCTTGGGTTGTTTTTCTCCATGAATACTTGAATGGCAGAGGTGCCTGCATCGTTCACAGGCTGCAGCTTTTAAGGAGGTAATCTCTCCAGACTTTTCTTCCCAGCTTGATGATGTGTTTGCCGCAGTGTGTAGTAGGAAATGTTCTCAAACCTCAGATGCAGATAGTAGCTCTGGTCGCTCAAGGTTCCTGGGCCTTGCTGCATGGAGTGCATTACATGGAACATGCAACATACTCATTTAACAGCTGTGAGCTGGAAGATGCAATAGAAAGCTTAGTGCAGCAGGCTGAAATTCTGCAAACTTGAGTGGAAACTGCCACCTAGTGCTTAGTCAAAGGCAACTGCAGGGGGCAACGCGAAGGAGATGGAAGGCAAATTGAGGCATATTTCTGGTTCCCATGGAAAGTCTTGGAGCAAAGGCTCCTGCAGGAAAGGGCTGAGCTGAGGATTTTCAATATCAGTATTAGATTAAACGACAAACAGGACAAGTTTCTTGGTTCTATCAATGGCTTTTCACTTTGCAATGGGCCCATCGCAGCCAGAAtatccaagcactttacaagccAATTAATTCAGTCTCTGACCCCCCTTATGAAACTGGCatcatccccactttacagacagagaaaactgaggcacagagaaatggcAGACAGTGGCCGAACAGGAACCAGAACGCGAGTCTTGACTCAACGTaccctgctctacccactaacCTCACACCCTCCTGAGGATCCCAGGGAGGACCCACATTTTAAGGGGTGAGGTGTCCTCCCACCTCCCTTAGGATGGCACGGATGGTCTTGACCTAATTCCCCCAGGGATCTCAGGGAAGCAACTATTGTGTAGGAGCCACTGCAAGCAAGGCCATGCTGAGCACACGAACAACACACAGGAGCACCATGCGGGGCAAGATGCCCCATGGAGGGAGGTGGGCAAAGTCTTGATGGAGAGTGGAGGGAAAGGCAGCCAGCAACACCTTAGCAAGGGATGCTTCAGCCACTTCTGCACAGGCAGGATGAAGAGATGGGACCCAGCAGGACGTAGTGCGGCCACTGACGTCCTTGTACAGGAAAGACTTGACCTAAGAGTGGTTCCTTAGTGAGACCCAGTTCATCATGGTGGGACACAAGCTCATCCAAACAAACGACTCTCAGATTCTCTCTCAAAAACCATTCTTtattgaagatttaaaaaaaaaaaaaaaaaaaaaactctagtAGGAAACAACAGCTAAATCCTTCACGACCAGAggagctcacagcatcagacctACAAAATAAAACGCTTGGGATCATCACTTCCGCGCATGGGATGGGAAGACGCCTTTTGCTCTGGAGGATCAAGGCACCTTGCCTAACTACTACCTATGGGCACTCAATACGCAGTGAGATGGCCACCCAGCACCAGTGGGTTTTTGTACCATTCTGTGAGCTATAGTGTAAGCACAGAAAATGCAAGAACTGAACATCCAAATccagtgtgtgtttggaaggGGACAGAGAGATCCGCACAGCACGCCGACATAACCATTCACAGGCTTGGCAACGAGTCCTGTCCTTTGGAGATGGGTAGCCGCAATGTGGGTCTTGAGGGGTAAAATGTGTATCTTGGATAAAGGACACATTGGTAGAGCTCCTATCACTGTCAAGGTCAACCACTGCTAGGACTGCTAACCtgatcggggggcgggggggggggggcgcgtagGAGAAACCATAAGGCAAAACAAAAATATGTTGTTTCCTCTGTCCTCTAACAATGTGGACCACCTTAGGGGCACTTTAGAAGCACATTGCCCACCATGGCAACTAGTCTAGCGAGCTACGTCCCAGTGGCAGTTGCTCTTCACAAAGACCATATGTCCAGTCTGCAGGTTGAGGGGTTTACATTGCCCTACAAACCAGAAGGAATCCCGGAAGTGAGACAGGGAGAGTCAGGTATTTTCTGAGCTCTGGAAAGACATTTAGCGGGTTGGGGTGATGCAGGAAGTTGGGGAGTCAATGCTGCTTTGGTGGGACTCCAAGCTGCCATGTCTCCTTCCCTCAACCCTCCAGTTCCAACAACCTCTGCCGGGTCTCCAGCACAATCTCCTGCATCACCTCTGGTTTGAGAATGTCCTTGATCTGCAGTGAAAAGGAGAAGAGCAACATTTGCAGTTGTGACCCCCACACATGAAGTGGACGAGGCCCTGCCAGGTGCACAGGGCAATGAACTGCAGGCAGGTGTTAATGCAGCATATGGAAACACCGGGGGCTGTGGCCCAAGCAGACTCTCTCTACTGGCAACAATCCCGATAGACGCCCCAAGTCCTGACAGCAAACTTACCCATGAGAAGGGAACTAAGTGAGTCTTGCCTAgtctctcagggatggtctagataatatttagttctgccacgagtgcaggggactggactagaagacctctcaaggtcccttccagtcctatgattctatacctaCTGAGGAGTTGAGGGCACAGAGACACCACAGCCCTTCCTAAATCATATGCTTCGGTACTTAAGAAGGAGCATTATATTGGAGGTGGAGCTTGACTGCATGTCCCATTGTGCCTGGGAGGCTGACACCGGACATGAAAGCAGGAGACCTTTTAAGTCTCTGTCTGTTTGGTGAGGACAGGAGAACAACGAAGGCTTGTTGATGGGATCTCAGTGATAGCATATGGCATTAAAATCATTAACAAATCATGGGGCAAAGGGGTGTTGACTGCACCATATCCAGCTACAGAAAGTCTAGCACCAGGAACCATCCAGCATTGGCAGGGGATGTGCATATGGGAAAGAGAAGACAAAATTCTGACCTTCCATTGTATGTGAGACACCTCCTCCTCACCTCACCCTACCCTGGTGCAATTCCAAACCCTGGTTTGACCGGGATCAGAGAGGAAGGGGCTGTTCTTTCACCCAGGGAAGAAAACTTGTCGTTGCTAGTGAAGGAGATAGTTGTTTCTATAGAGCCCAAGTTGAATATTACCTGATGTAGAGATTTTCAACCCATCCCCATCCCAACCTTTCCACAGCCATCTGCGTCACGCTATGACAGAGGACATCATATTGCCGCTTACGACAAGGATCTTCTGGGTGGATGCCAGGAAATGAAAGCATGCACTGTCCTCCTGGCTTTGGGGTAAAGTAGTGTGGCCTGTGCAGCAGGGAGTGAAGAAAGCAGCAACTGGACTCAGTACCTGATGGGGAAGGGAGGCCTCGTAGCAGTACACAATGCTGGTGTCGTAGAGCATCAGCTTCTGAGCAACCAGCGCCAGGATGCAGTTCCGGAGTCGTGAGATTACCTCCCGGTCATGTAAGGAGACTGGCTGACAGGGAAGCACGGATAAAAGGGAAAAGACACTGAGTGTGAGAAAGGGATGAATTTGCAAGGAAGTACTGGAGGTCTAGGACAATGCAAGCGTCACTCCAAACCTAAAACCACATCCAGTGACTTGCATCATCTACGTAATACAACTTCTCTCCCTGAGAGTGAATTCAAATGTCTAAGGAGACAGGGGAACTAGTGATTAGAgcaaggactgggagccaggaatcttgggttctttCCACACTGCCAGGTAAGGGGATGTGGTCTATCAGTTCTGGTCAACAGCTACTCACTGCCCATGATATGCTCCACTATAAAAGAAGTCTGGATGTTCAGACAGACAACTCTTTGTCTGAAGATTCccccaattccccatctgtacctCCCTCCACTTCCCCACCTAAAATTCCATGTCTCGGGCAATGTTCTGCCATCCAAAAGTGGAACTGCAGCTTTTTGTAGCCCACTGATGCTGTTTCTTACATTGGCTGAGTGCGCCATGCCTACAGCACACATCAGAGGGACGAGAGAGATCAGGACCGAGCACTAAACCCGGGCGTCCCACAGGGCAGCACAGACTATGACCATGAAGCTACGCAGCTGTCTATGCAAGGAAAAGTCCCTGGCCATCTCCCCACACAAGCCAACTCACTCCACACAGGCAGTACTAATGGAACAGTCCAGTGTTTCAGCAAGGATGCATGCGGTTTGCTGGTCAATATTAAAGAGCGAGGAATTCGGCTAGCAGTTCACCGTGCGTTAGGTATGTGAACAAATCACGGAGATGCTGACTGAGCCAGGTGTGGTGGTTCCCGGAGACCTGCCTGCTCCCATGGTGGTGGCTCCCTTCCTTGTTTCCAACTGCTAATTCACACTAGCAGACAGCTACAGATATAAATATTTCCTTATTGTGTTCTACATAAAAGCAACTGCTGTCGTGTCCCCTGGGACATTCCGTGATTGTGAACAGAAGGGGAGATGCTGCGTGACAATCTCTTTATTCAGGTGTGGGCCATGCTATGAAATGTGAGAGAGCCCTTAGGTAAGCACTTTCCCTGGACACGGGTTCCCTTTACCGTGGATACCAGGGTCCTGTTGCTTGGTGCCAGGCTATTGAAATACAGCTTGATAAAGAGGCCTTTTGACGAGCAACTAACCAACCCAACCACCGCTGAAGCATTGTTTCCTCACCTCCAGATTGGTGACAAAGCCCCCTGCCTCTTCATCCTTCTGCTCGGGCGTTGGGTAGATCCAGATGAAGCCGTTGTTGCCAAGGATCACGGAGGCGCCACAGGGCAGATCATGGAAGTGAGTCTTCTGGCGTTTCACGAGGGAGGGAGAGACCTGAACAAGCACACCCTGGCCAAGCTGAAGAGGAGAGTGACACTTAACGTGAGAGGGGTGTGGCCTGACCACTGACACCAACTCCATTGGTGGTCTGGGAGCCAACCAACTTCAACTCAGTGCTTTGCTGTCCCCGTCTGGGAAATGGGGATATcaaccctgcctgcctccagcgTGCTGGGAGGGTTAACTAATGCCCAGGCAGCGCTTTGAAGACACAGTGCTATGGAAGTGTTCAGTGAGAGAAATACTAATATCGTGATCGTACCAACACGCCATCCAGCCTTCCCAAAAGGCAAAGAATGAGAGAGGCGCCATTTAGCGGCACATTTGATCCAGTCGCCGTCCTTCACCCTTTGTACAGTAATCCCGCTCCGCTTTCAGCTTTGAAGTGCTAATATCCCGGATCTGATAACCCTGAACTGCAGCCTAAGTACAAATGGCCCATTGGCTTATTTCAACACACAAGACCAGAGATAAATGCCAGGCACATAAAGCCCCAGAGTCCTGGggcaagagagagaaggaaaagtcACAGGCGGTTCTGGGCAGGAAGAGCTATCAGGAAGTTTCAGCCAAGGGCGATTTCTCCCCAGGGTTCCGATACCCAGAAGGGGTTCACAATCTGTAATTGCTGATAGGGAGGGTTAAAGGGCAAATGGACAAGATTCATTTCACACtggggggactctgcattttatttCACTTTGGGCCCCGGTCCCTTCATCTTCCCAGCCTGAAGATAAAGATTAGTAACCATATCTTGTTCTTATCTAGAACCCTTCATGCTGAAGGACCCCACACTCGGGAGTcaactctgctctcagttacgcTGGTGTACAGCCATACAAATTCCAGTGACAAGGAAAAGTAGCAGTCTGCTCGGTACCTCACCTTCCCATATTTCAGACTCCGCGTGTGCAGTGATACAGCCCCATCAGAAAATACTGCCTGGACTTCTGCCTGGCAGTGCTGCTTAAGGAAAAGAGAAGTCTGCTTCCCAACCAGCCCCACCAGCCttcattcccccacctcccatcccTCCCACTGTGCA
This window encodes:
- the EXOSC2 gene encoding exosome complex component RRP4, translating into MAAIEIRLPVARKLVVQSLAQGSDKHLVAPGDTITTDTGYMRGHGTYMGDEKLVASVAGAVERVNKLICVKALKTRYNGEVGDIVVGRVTEVQQKRWKVETNARLDSVLLLSSMNLPGGELRRRSAEDELAMRDYLQEGDLISAEVQAVFSDGAVSLHTRSLKYGKLGQGVLVQVSPSLVKRQKTHFHDLPCGASVILGNNGFIWIYPTPEQKDEEAGGFVTNLEPVSLHDREVISRLRNCILALVAQKLMLYDTSIVYCYEASLPHQIKDILKPEVMQEIVLETRQRLLELEG